TGTCATCTTAAAAAATTCCCACGATGTTAAATGCTGCGGTGTTCCTTTATCGGTAAACGCGTCTAAAATAATGAAGTCATAGGCTTCCGGATCTTCACCCTCGAGAATTTGACGTCCATCGGCAACAATGACATTATCCCCGTTGTACCCGAAGTACTTTCTGCTTAACTCCACGATTCTAGCATCGAGTTCTGCGACTTTACATCGTTTATCCGCACAATAACGCGGGATAGTCCCAATCCCATGCCCGATTACAAACAAGTCTTCGAAAGACGGGTCATTCAACTCCATGAGATGGATCATGGCTCGGGGATATTCAAACAAGATACGTTCCGGATGATTAAGATCCAGAGCGCCCTGTATCGCCTCATTAGAAAACTGTAATACTCGAAAATTCCCATTCTCACCATACAATTTTGGAGTGTCCAGTACAGTGATTTCTTGATCGTTAACATGATCCTTATACAGTAAATGCAAATGATTGAACTCCTTCAAAAATATGATACATCGATCATAATTTCCTTTGTAATGTGTATTGGAACCTTACTGCCAATCCATCTGGTTACTCTTTTATGGTGTCGTCACATATCGTCGTCATTTCTTTATCCTCTATAAGCAGAAATAATATATCAAGAAGCTCTTTACGCTGCTTAGAATTGAGTTTTTTAATTAACTTATCAGCGATATTTGTTTGTATGTCAAGGATTCCACTAATATTGTTTTCTGCCAGCTCCGTTAGCTGGATAAGGGTTGCCCGTCGATCTGTTGGGTCGGGGGTGCGAACTAGAAGATTTTCTTTTTCCAGACCATCAACAAAATCAGTAACCGTACGTGCCTTAACGCCCAACTTAGCAGCTAATTCGTTCATACGAATCTTTCCTGCTTCTGAAACGATAGAAAGTACTTGTAAACGCGGACCCGATATGTGAAATGGTGTGTTGAGAGCGGATAATTGCGACATAAATTCCCTTTGGACAGAATGTGTCGCTCTGATCAATACGTGAATGACATCAATCGCTTGAGGATTGTTTGTGTTAATATTCATTATTTTTTAGCTCCTTGGTTTGTTGTTGATTCATGGCTCAATTCATTTCCGATCTCTTGAACATAATAATATATTATAGACGGAATAATGAAGTTAAGCTAACGGAGCACTTCTTTTTACTTGACACGGATTAATTGGGACAAGTCATCTATTATCGGGTTTGCACATATCAGAATTAAAAGAGCTGTTTAACTAACATTCATAAAAAAAGAGGGGCTGATCCAAAGTAACAGTTGGAGAGCCCCTTTATACATTTGTATGATACCTATTATTCTGTTTGAATCTTTCCTTATCGCGGATCGAGCTGGACCATCGCTTGTTTACCGCTCAATTGAATGCCGGTTTTTTTAATACCCACTTCTTTCAGATCTTGAATCAATTCCTCTAAAAGAACCTTGGCTTTGGCCCCTTCTTTACCTTGCACTCGGACAACTAGTGCTACAGAATTTCCGGCACGGAGAAGTTTATCCGCTTGAGTTCTCTTCGTATCATAATCATGTTCTTCAATAT
Above is a window of Paenibacillus uliginis N3/975 DNA encoding:
- a CDS encoding spermidine synthase; this encodes MKEFNHLHLLYKDHVNDQEITVLDTPKLYGENGNFRVLQFSNEAIQGALDLNHPERILFEYPRAMIHLMELNDPSFEDLFVIGHGIGTIPRYCADKRCKVAELDARIVELSRKYFGYNGDNVIVADGRQILEGEDPEAYDFIILDAFTDKGTPQHLTSWEFFKMTSEKLDSHGAIILNLMGRSEHDHHVNAIHTTLRECYPYVKSFALPAEGASDIQNILIVGGKTSIQFQARHMSGFSEIELGEGYIIRDAHSLT
- a CDS encoding MarR family winged helix-turn-helix transcriptional regulator; this encodes MNTNNPQAIDVIHVLIRATHSVQREFMSQLSALNTPFHISGPRLQVLSIVSEAGKIRMNELAAKLGVKARTVTDFVDGLEKENLLVRTPDPTDRRATLIQLTELAENNISGILDIQTNIADKLIKKLNSKQRKELLDILFLLIEDKEMTTICDDTIKE